A genomic window from Nicotiana sylvestris chromosome 11, ASM39365v2, whole genome shotgun sequence includes:
- the LOC104241260 gene encoding histone H4 — protein MSGRGKGGKGLGKGGAKRHRKVLRDNIQGITKPAIRRLARRGGVKRISGLIYEETRGVLKIFLENVIRDAVTYTEHARRKTVTAMDVVYALKRQGRTLYGFGG, from the coding sequence ATGTCTGGACGTGGAAAGGGAGGCAAGGGATTGGGCAAAGGAGGAGCAAAGAGGCACAGGAAGGTGCTGAGAGATAACATTCAGGGAATTACAAAGCCAGCTATTCGTAGGCTTGCTCGTAGGGGTGGTGTCAAGCGTATTTCTGGGTTGATTTATGAGGAGACACGTGGAGTGCTTAAGATCTTTTTGGAGAATGTGATTCGTGATGCTGTTACCTACACTGAGCACGCTAGGAGAAAGACTGTTACTGCTATGGATGTTGTGTACGCTCTCAAGAGGCAGGGAAGGACCTTGTACGGATTTGGAGGTTAA